A window of Fodinibius salinus contains these coding sequences:
- a CDS encoding lysophospholipid acyltransferase family protein, translated as MWESLKSLLIWCAIALLVLIWLPLMAVIRLFDRDPAHYYTGKFFRKLGKTISRINPNWQLSITGKVNIDDRRPYVVVCNHLSQADIPLISNLPWEMKWVAKKILFDTPVVGWMMKLAGDISVDRQATDRKERTLDKASYYLDRQCSVMFFPEGTRSRNGKLNAFTRGAFKLAIREDVPVLPLVIDGTQNTLPKRSWKFGIAKHIKLRVLPPVSVEKYEENQARSLSQEVRGQILNQLAEWRNQPADELDNLAT; from the coding sequence ATGTGGGAATCCCTGAAATCACTGCTCATTTGGTGTGCCATAGCTTTATTAGTTCTTATATGGCTGCCGCTGATGGCTGTCATTCGTCTTTTTGATCGCGATCCGGCCCATTACTATACGGGTAAGTTTTTTCGCAAGTTGGGAAAGACGATATCGCGGATTAATCCCAACTGGCAATTATCAATAACCGGCAAGGTTAATATTGATGATCGCCGGCCGTATGTGGTGGTTTGTAATCATTTGTCGCAGGCTGATATACCGCTTATTTCGAACCTTCCGTGGGAGATGAAATGGGTAGCCAAGAAAATACTTTTCGATACGCCTGTCGTTGGATGGATGATGAAATTAGCCGGTGATATTTCAGTAGATCGTCAGGCTACAGACCGAAAAGAGCGGACATTGGATAAGGCATCTTACTATTTGGATCGCCAGTGTTCAGTGATGTTTTTCCCCGAGGGAACTCGATCCAGGAATGGGAAGTTAAATGCTTTTACCAGAGGTGCTTTTAAACTTGCTATCCGCGAAGATGTCCCAGTTTTGCCCCTTGTTATTGACGGTACGCAGAATACCCTGCCCAAAAGGAGCTGGAAGTTTGGCATTGCCAAGCATATAAAACTGCGGGTGTTGCCACCTGTTTCTGTGGAGAAATATGAGGAGAACCAGGCGCGTTCACTGTCCCAAGAGGTGCGCGGGCAAATACTTAACCAGCTGGCGGAGTGGAGAAATCAACCTGCCGATGAGCTTGATAATTTAGCTACCTAA
- a CDS encoding DEAD/DEAH box helicase has protein sequence MTFKNFDLSDKLMMGLRDLKYEEPTPIQEACIPLIFKGKDVIGAAQTGTGKTGAFVIPLLQEIANNEQDHTRALILSPTRELAQQIEEQIFALGYHTGVSSATVTGGSDYGTQVKAIRAGVDIIVATPGRLIDQMNVLNIDFSHLDYLVLDEADRMLDMGFLPDVMKIVKQLPKDRQTMLFSATMVEEVQQVVDQVMIDPVEVEFEVSKPADSVDQQIYFVHPKKKIKLFEQLFDADKYETAIVFCATKKGTDQVERMLKKRNVNAVSMHGDRDQKERNEALRQFKNRTHPVMVATDVLSRGIDIDDVSLIVNFDVPNNPEDYIHRIGRTGRYDKKGTAITFVSNNDKKYYHAIKNVVGDQLTVKDLSSKKGKEQEKSSRSPKKSQKKKAATKKKAQKSEEKQQKQTDTAKKHTRKPRPAHLTKEDMPKPEPEPDSKSSQKKEKEKKKEVEESQEEVNKEIQKKKRAALRKHLGDYDEDIFQPEVIGKAVLRNKRSLRPAKGIWGVIKSYIPKIGG, from the coding sequence TTGACCTTCAAAAACTTCGATCTCAGTGATAAACTGATGATGGGCCTTCGGGACTTGAAATACGAAGAGCCTACACCCATACAAGAGGCATGTATCCCACTCATATTCAAAGGCAAAGATGTTATCGGTGCTGCCCAGACGGGTACCGGCAAAACGGGAGCATTTGTAATTCCGTTATTGCAAGAGATTGCCAACAATGAACAGGATCACACCCGGGCTTTAATATTGTCTCCGACACGTGAGCTGGCCCAGCAAATCGAAGAACAAATTTTTGCATTAGGATACCATACCGGTGTTAGTTCGGCTACGGTCACCGGAGGCAGTGATTATGGCACACAGGTCAAAGCTATTCGGGCGGGCGTTGATATTATTGTTGCCACCCCCGGACGTCTTATCGACCAAATGAATGTGCTCAACATCGACTTTAGTCACCTTGACTACCTGGTGCTTGATGAGGCCGATCGCATGTTGGACATGGGCTTTTTACCCGATGTAATGAAGATTGTGAAGCAACTTCCCAAAGATCGACAAACCATGCTGTTTTCGGCAACAATGGTCGAAGAGGTACAGCAAGTTGTTGACCAAGTGATGATTGATCCGGTAGAAGTAGAGTTTGAAGTGTCAAAGCCGGCCGACAGCGTTGATCAGCAGATTTACTTTGTGCATCCCAAAAAGAAAATTAAACTTTTTGAGCAGCTTTTTGATGCTGATAAATATGAAACGGCTATCGTATTTTGTGCTACCAAAAAGGGCACTGACCAGGTTGAAAGGATGCTTAAAAAGCGTAACGTCAATGCTGTAAGTATGCATGGCGACAGGGATCAAAAGGAGCGAAATGAAGCACTGCGGCAGTTTAAAAATCGTACTCATCCGGTGATGGTAGCAACGGATGTTCTTTCGCGCGGTATCGATATCGATGACGTCTCGTTGATTGTCAATTTTGATGTCCCCAACAATCCCGAAGATTATATCCATCGTATTGGTCGGACGGGTCGATATGATAAAAAGGGTACGGCAATCACTTTCGTAAGTAATAATGACAAAAAATACTACCATGCGATCAAGAATGTGGTGGGAGATCAGCTGACTGTCAAAGACTTATCTTCCAAGAAAGGAAAAGAGCAAGAAAAGAGTAGTCGGTCACCTAAGAAATCTCAAAAGAAGAAAGCGGCCACTAAAAAGAAAGCTCAGAAATCAGAGGAAAAACAGCAGAAGCAAACGGATACGGCAAAAAAACATACTCGTAAGCCCCGCCCGGCACATTTGACTAAAGAGGATATGCCCAAGCCGGAGCCAGAACCGGATTCTAAATCATCACAGAAGAAAGAGAAAGAAAAAAAGAAAGAGGTTGAGGAATCCCAGGAAGAAGTTAATAAAGAGATTCAAAAGAAGAAGCGTGCGGCCCTGCGTAAACATCTGGGAGACTATGATGAAGATATCTTTCAGCCGGAAGTTATTGGAAAGGCTGTGTTGCGCAATAAGCGATCACTGCGCCCGGCAAAAGGCATTTGGGGGGTCATAAAAAGTTATATCCCAAAAATAGGGGGCTAG
- a CDS encoding FKBP-type peptidyl-prolyl cis-trans isomerase, which yields MKLTNTSICLLFVSALLLMGCNSNKVSSDAKLSTNIDSVSYSIGYQIGSRSLQKQGMTDVNPALIASGIKAAFEDGNGQLSDSTMQVVMRNYQMKAQRRAQQEKMEKGKEYAKKGEEFLAKNKKKEGVKTTDSGLQYKVLKEGSGVSPDTTDKVKVDYKGTLIDGTTFDSSYERGKPVTFPLNRVIPGWSEGLQQMKEGAKYKLWIPGELGYGLNPPPKSSIAPNQTLIFEVELLEVNPEGSGSSN from the coding sequence ATGAAATTAACAAATACTTCTATTTGCCTACTTTTTGTGAGTGCATTGTTATTAATGGGATGCAACTCCAACAAGGTATCCAGTGATGCTAAATTATCTACAAATATTGATAGTGTAAGCTACAGCATAGGATATCAAATCGGCTCACGATCACTTCAAAAACAGGGAATGACCGATGTGAATCCTGCCTTGATAGCTTCCGGAATTAAAGCTGCCTTTGAGGATGGTAATGGACAGCTTTCTGACAGCACAATGCAGGTCGTTATGCGTAATTATCAGATGAAAGCCCAACGTCGTGCTCAACAAGAAAAGATGGAAAAGGGTAAAGAATATGCTAAAAAAGGAGAGGAATTCCTCGCTAAAAATAAGAAGAAAGAAGGTGTAAAAACCACTGACAGTGGATTGCAGTATAAAGTACTTAAAGAAGGGTCCGGTGTTTCTCCCGACACAACTGATAAAGTAAAGGTTGATTACAAAGGTACTCTTATTGACGGCACTACATTCGACAGTTCCTATGAACGTGGAAAACCTGTTACCTTTCCCTTAAATCGTGTTATTCCCGGATGGTCAGAAGGACTACAACAAATGAAGGAAGGAGCAAAATATAAGCTCTGGATTCCCGGTGAACTTGGTTATGGATTAAATCCACCGCCCAAAAGTTCTATTGCGCCAAACCAAACGCTCATTTTTGAAGTGGAACTCCTTGAGGTCAATCCTGAAGGCTCCGGTTCTTCGAACTAG
- a CDS encoding inorganic pyrophosphatase produces the protein MDRDQIRRFLRLTKLFSKPHPWHGIDIGDQSPDVIKVFIELVPGDTMKYELDKESGFLKVDRPQRFSNICPLPYGFVPQTLCAESVGEYCSTKTGREHIGGDQDPLDICVITERNIPHGNLILDAIPVGGFRLIDGDEADDKIIAVMKGDASFGEMTDIQEVPKHIIERLSHYFLTYKERPFSDEEREIEITHIYGQKEAKEVVNRSIEDYNTHFDMDKKDLFEMIGSGLE, from the coding sequence ATGGATCGAGATCAGATTCGTCGCTTCTTACGCTTAACAAAACTATTTTCAAAACCACATCCCTGGCACGGAATTGACATTGGGGACCAATCACCTGATGTAATTAAAGTATTTATAGAACTAGTACCGGGAGATACTATGAAGTATGAGCTGGATAAAGAAAGTGGTTTTTTGAAGGTCGATCGGCCGCAGCGTTTTTCAAATATTTGTCCCTTGCCATACGGCTTTGTACCACAAACGCTTTGCGCTGAAAGCGTAGGAGAGTATTGTTCCACAAAAACCGGACGTGAGCATATCGGGGGAGATCAAGATCCGCTGGATATTTGTGTGATTACCGAGCGTAATATTCCGCATGGTAATTTAATTCTTGATGCCATTCCGGTGGGAGGTTTTCGATTGATCGATGGGGATGAGGCTGATGACAAAATTATTGCCGTGATGAAAGGCGACGCTTCCTTCGGAGAGATGACAGATATCCAAGAGGTACCCAAGCATATCATTGAACGGTTGTCGCATTATTTTTTAACCTATAAAGAACGTCCGTTCAGCGACGAGGAACGTGAAATCGAGATTACCCATATCTATGGGCAAAAGGAGGCTAAAGAAGTGGTTAACAGAAGTATTGAAGATTATAACACCCATTTTGATATGGACAAAAAAGACCTCTTCGAAATGATTGGTTCAGGGTTGGAATAA
- the recD gene encoding exodeoxyribonuclease V subunit alpha produces the protein MNTLKPEERMRKLMNDLSTLREKDIIRDIDVEICRLFAEEYEDISDDALLAVCLTSHLYGRGDVCLPLEQYASESLFNETDEDHSIPVPDLDSWLHELRNSPIVGNPGDFKPLILDEAGRLYFHKLWQYENRLAEQLVKRGEQDTEDISLELLQDGLERLFEDTSEHPDWQKIAAATAVKKKFSVISGGPGTGKTSTVVRILALLLEQASKREASLNIALAAPTGKAAARLKNSILSAKNELNIADDIRAAIPDKAITLHQLLGARRHTSVFKHNKENPVPYDVVIVDEASMVDQALMSKLMVALLEDTKVILLGDKDQLASVEAGSVLGDICDLDMNNVSQGMANWLAEISLDIPQENIAADPKSLIDNITLLTKSYRFDEDSGIAQLAASVNRGASESAINVLSSNDYEGASLVSIEDQDALDSVLEQKLTGYIQKIIESDSPEQALDYFGDFQMLAAHRRGPWGIEYLNQLAEQLLQRQGLIPKYDRWYVGKPVIVDVNDYTLDLRNGDTGICLRDEAGDLKIYFRHEDSVRSVVPGRLPDHSMAYALTVHKSQGSEFDEVLLVLPNHRSKVLSRELIYTAITRARTSISILGQQSVLQYSINTQLRRSSGLRDHLWT, from the coding sequence ATGAATACATTAAAACCGGAGGAGAGGATGCGTAAATTAATGAACGACTTATCCACTCTTCGAGAAAAGGACATCATCCGGGATATTGATGTTGAGATTTGCCGCCTATTTGCTGAGGAGTACGAGGATATTTCCGACGATGCATTGCTTGCGGTGTGTCTGACAAGTCACTTGTATGGACGAGGGGATGTGTGTCTGCCGCTGGAGCAGTATGCCTCGGAAAGTCTTTTTAATGAAACGGATGAAGATCATTCCATACCTGTTCCCGATCTGGATTCATGGCTGCACGAGCTCAGAAATTCTCCTATCGTCGGGAATCCGGGAGATTTTAAACCTTTGATTCTGGATGAGGCCGGGCGGCTGTATTTTCACAAGCTTTGGCAGTACGAAAATCGCCTGGCAGAACAGCTGGTCAAAAGAGGTGAACAGGATACGGAAGATATCAGCCTCGAGCTGCTGCAAGATGGATTAGAACGCCTTTTTGAAGATACTTCCGAACATCCGGACTGGCAAAAAATTGCCGCTGCTACTGCAGTAAAGAAGAAATTTTCGGTTATATCCGGCGGACCGGGTACGGGCAAGACTTCCACGGTAGTACGTATTTTGGCGCTGTTGTTAGAGCAAGCTTCAAAGCGGGAAGCCTCACTTAATATTGCGCTGGCTGCACCTACCGGAAAAGCGGCTGCCCGGCTCAAGAATTCCATCCTTTCTGCAAAAAATGAGCTGAATATTGCGGATGATATCCGAGCTGCTATTCCTGATAAGGCCATAACTTTACATCAGCTGCTGGGTGCACGCAGGCACACCTCTGTATTTAAGCATAATAAAGAAAATCCCGTACCCTATGATGTGGTGATTGTTGACGAGGCTTCAATGGTTGACCAGGCGTTGATGAGTAAACTGATGGTTGCTTTGCTTGAGGATACAAAGGTAATATTATTGGGAGATAAAGATCAGTTGGCTTCGGTGGAGGCCGGTTCGGTACTCGGTGATATTTGTGATCTCGATATGAACAACGTGTCGCAGGGGATGGCGAACTGGCTGGCTGAGATTTCGCTTGATATTCCACAAGAGAATATTGCAGCTGATCCAAAGTCGCTTATTGACAATATCACTTTACTTACTAAAAGCTATCGCTTTGATGAGGACAGCGGCATCGCACAGTTGGCAGCAAGTGTGAACAGGGGAGCTTCCGAATCGGCCATAAATGTTCTCTCTTCAAATGACTATGAGGGTGCTTCGCTGGTATCCATTGAGGATCAGGATGCGCTGGATTCGGTGTTGGAGCAGAAATTGACGGGGTATATCCAAAAGATTATTGAGAGTGATTCTCCGGAACAAGCGCTTGATTATTTTGGGGATTTCCAAATGCTGGCGGCCCATCGCCGGGGTCCGTGGGGCATTGAATATTTAAACCAGCTTGCTGAACAACTTTTGCAGCGGCAGGGGCTTATCCCCAAATATGATCGCTGGTATGTAGGTAAACCGGTGATTGTGGATGTGAACGACTATACGCTAGACCTGCGTAATGGAGATACAGGCATTTGTCTGCGGGATGAAGCCGGCGACTTGAAGATCTACTTTCGTCATGAGGATTCGGTTCGATCTGTTGTCCCGGGACGTTTACCCGACCACAGCATGGCATATGCGCTTACCGTGCATAAAAGTCAGGGATCAGAATTTGATGAGGTACTGTTGGTTTTGCCCAATCATCGATCAAAAGTACTTAGCAGAGAGCTCATTTACACTGCCATTACCCGCGCTCGCACATCTATTTCTATCTTGGGTCAGCAATCGGTTCTGCAATACAGCATTAATACACAATTACGTCGCTCATCGGGACTTCGGGATCATCTGTGGACGTAA
- the recB gene encoding exodeoxyribonuclease V subunit beta — protein sequence MDVLEPFDIDFSGINLVEASAGTGKTYNIMSLYIRAIIELDMPVNKILVVTYTEAATKELKDGLLRRIRKSISILRAAEVTGDDKHDQFLTELLQKVTDSSAAIKKLEQAVRNFDEAAIYTIHGFCYQSLQERAFESRAMYDAEMIGEDTELVQEAVDDYWRRWMAEATENPEKHPLLKLLDDKGIGPDSLAGELENYIGKPYLHILPEDIQLEHVDAQLRELQELHTKMRELWSEQRADIRALLGRDEMSNYRSSWLENWFSKMDVIFQSDTATVEIFDQFDRFTQSRIDNSLKKAAREKSTQPPQHLFFKLADEYQQIAHRLSDFDVSFKKELLTYLRSELNQKKEEQQVLSYDDLLLRLRNALLDEQRGQQLAQKMRDKYPIAMVDEFQDTDPNQYDIFRRIYRDADEGALFMIGDPKQSIYSFRGADVYSYIKARKDAPEENRFKLDRNFRSVPNLLKGVNAFWGGHENPFLIENEIEYNKVEPGWDEERYDSLLEYGQERPAIRFRRLSEPGQDKLNKKEARKQAAKDTAREIARLLEGGRNRQITIGGEPVEAKDIAVLVRKHKQADLVNDALQELDIKSVRHSDQSVFESDEAKQLGQLLKAVAEPSNETLVKTALSLPLSGYTANQLLEIEEEQQQWIDVLDQFGEWHRQWQHQGFAPMFRSLMAELNMAEHIIDYSNGERRLTNLLHLGELLQEESRNHKEGARSLLQWLARKRQENSSSKQDEEQLRLESDEELVKIVTMHKSKGLQYPIVFCPFLWHGPHITRETNPMVYHRPDDNDTAYLDLYGEKGDDREEQRFYNYREQQAESLRLAYVAMTRAQQCLYLTWQFASDSQLSSLGYLLQDPKLAESQLMDKVNYGEAGDWSRDDFHEAIGTLCDEHGDFFTLKRVPERPEDAGQLDLSSMGNKAANLESRDFDRSPPLEVSYGVSSFSSLTSWMNEDPEMPDYDQFLDQPDMVEVAAEDDPKTMFTFPKGPQPGTCIHHIFENIDFTDLDDADKVIDESLSTYGIDQQWSTVVQKMLEVVVHKSLHPAIEGLTLSELGTDNLNAEMEFYYQNEHIKTRKLLSIIRDDYSAGSEEGRADAGFLKGFIDLTFKFGGRYYLLDYKTNYLGDCIADYEQPHLIHEMQEASYDLQYHVYSIALHRFLKKHKQDDYSYEDHFGGAFYLFLRGMNKKGNEGIFFDRPDYKRIKELDEYIKTGGEDA from the coding sequence ATGGATGTACTTGAACCTTTTGATATTGATTTCTCGGGCATAAACCTGGTAGAAGCCAGTGCGGGAACCGGCAAGACGTATAATATCATGTCGCTTTACATCCGCGCGATTATTGAGCTAGATATGCCCGTTAATAAAATTTTAGTAGTAACCTATACCGAAGCGGCCACCAAGGAGCTCAAAGATGGGCTTTTGCGGCGGATACGGAAATCTATTTCTATTCTTCGGGCAGCAGAAGTAACCGGTGATGACAAACACGACCAGTTTCTTACCGAGCTCCTTCAAAAGGTGACGGACAGCAGCGCTGCCATTAAAAAACTGGAACAGGCTGTCCGCAATTTTGATGAGGCTGCCATTTATACCATTCACGGTTTTTGCTACCAGTCGCTCCAAGAGCGGGCTTTTGAAAGCAGGGCAATGTACGACGCCGAGATGATTGGCGAAGATACTGAGCTGGTGCAGGAAGCTGTTGATGACTACTGGCGCAGGTGGATGGCTGAGGCCACAGAAAATCCCGAAAAACACCCGCTGCTTAAATTATTGGACGACAAGGGCATAGGGCCGGACTCACTGGCCGGTGAGCTGGAAAATTATATTGGTAAGCCCTATCTGCATATCTTGCCGGAGGATATCCAATTGGAACATGTAGATGCTCAGCTTCGAGAGCTTCAGGAGCTTCATACCAAGATGAGAGAACTTTGGAGTGAGCAGCGAGCGGATATACGGGCACTGCTTGGCAGAGATGAAATGAGTAATTATCGCTCGAGCTGGCTTGAAAATTGGTTTTCTAAGATGGATGTGATCTTTCAGTCTGATACGGCTACGGTCGAAATATTTGACCAGTTCGACCGTTTTACACAGAGCCGTATTGACAACAGCTTGAAGAAAGCTGCACGAGAGAAGAGCACCCAGCCACCTCAACACTTATTTTTTAAATTGGCTGATGAATATCAGCAGATTGCTCATCGACTTTCTGATTTTGATGTATCGTTTAAAAAAGAGCTTCTCACTTACCTCCGCAGTGAACTCAATCAAAAGAAAGAAGAGCAGCAGGTACTGTCGTATGATGATTTATTGCTGAGATTGCGTAATGCGCTGTTGGATGAGCAACGAGGCCAGCAGCTGGCGCAGAAAATGCGTGACAAGTATCCCATCGCTATGGTAGATGAGTTTCAGGATACTGATCCCAATCAGTATGATATTTTTCGGCGGATTTATCGGGATGCGGATGAAGGTGCTTTGTTTATGATCGGCGATCCCAAACAATCGATTTACAGCTTTCGCGGGGCGGATGTGTATTCTTATATCAAGGCGCGGAAAGATGCTCCTGAAGAAAATCGCTTTAAACTAGATCGCAACTTTCGATCGGTTCCTAATCTGCTTAAAGGGGTAAATGCCTTTTGGGGCGGACACGAGAATCCCTTTTTAATAGAAAATGAGATTGAATATAACAAGGTGGAACCGGGCTGGGATGAGGAAAGGTATGATTCTTTGTTGGAGTACGGCCAGGAGCGTCCCGCTATCCGTTTTCGCCGACTTTCTGAGCCGGGACAGGATAAGCTTAACAAAAAAGAAGCGCGTAAGCAGGCGGCCAAAGATACCGCCCGTGAGATCGCTCGATTGCTGGAAGGGGGCAGAAACCGGCAGATTACCATCGGTGGAGAGCCGGTGGAGGCCAAAGATATTGCGGTGTTGGTGCGTAAGCATAAACAGGCCGACCTGGTCAATGATGCTCTTCAGGAGTTGGATATCAAAAGCGTGCGCCACAGTGACCAAAGTGTGTTTGAGAGCGATGAGGCAAAGCAGCTGGGACAACTATTGAAGGCTGTGGCCGAACCATCCAACGAAACGTTAGTAAAGACTGCACTTTCACTGCCGCTCTCCGGCTATACCGCTAATCAATTGCTTGAGATCGAAGAAGAGCAGCAGCAGTGGATCGATGTGCTCGATCAGTTTGGAGAATGGCACCGGCAGTGGCAACACCAGGGATTTGCGCCCATGTTTCGATCGTTGATGGCCGAGCTGAACATGGCGGAACATATCATTGACTATTCCAATGGCGAACGGCGTCTTACAAACCTGTTACATCTGGGCGAATTGCTGCAGGAGGAATCCCGGAATCATAAAGAAGGGGCCCGGAGTCTGCTGCAATGGCTGGCCCGAAAGCGGCAGGAAAATAGCAGCAGTAAGCAGGATGAAGAGCAGCTGCGGCTGGAAAGCGATGAGGAGCTTGTTAAAATTGTAACGATGCACAAAAGTAAGGGATTGCAATATCCCATTGTATTTTGCCCGTTTTTGTGGCACGGTCCTCATATTACAAGAGAAACTAATCCAATGGTTTATCACCGACCGGATGATAATGATACGGCTTACCTGGATTTATACGGTGAAAAGGGAGACGATCGGGAAGAGCAGAGATTTTATAATTACCGGGAACAACAGGCCGAAAGTCTGCGGCTGGCCTACGTAGCTATGACCCGGGCTCAGCAATGCCTGTATCTGACGTGGCAGTTTGCGTCGGATTCTCAACTTTCATCGCTGGGCTATTTGCTTCAGGATCCCAAGCTGGCCGAGTCGCAACTTATGGATAAAGTGAATTACGGGGAGGCCGGGGACTGGTCGCGCGACGATTTCCATGAAGCCATCGGTACGCTTTGCGATGAGCATGGTGATTTCTTTACGTTAAAACGAGTGCCTGAGAGACCTGAAGATGCTGGTCAGCTGGATTTATCGTCTATGGGTAATAAAGCAGCAAATTTAGAGTCGCGGGACTTTGATCGGTCGCCGCCGCTGGAGGTCAGCTACGGCGTGTCCAGTTTTTCTTCGCTTACCAGCTGGATGAATGAAGATCCGGAAATGCCGGATTATGACCAGTTTTTGGATCAGCCCGATATGGTTGAGGTGGCTGCCGAGGACGATCCCAAAACGATGTTTACTTTTCCAAAGGGACCGCAACCCGGCACCTGTATTCACCATATTTTTGAGAATATAGACTTTACAGATCTCGATGATGCCGACAAGGTTATTGATGAAAGCTTATCTACCTATGGTATCGATCAGCAGTGGAGTACGGTGGTACAAAAGATGCTCGAAGTGGTTGTCCATAAATCGTTACACCCTGCTATAGAGGGACTCACACTGTCAGAGTTGGGTACTGACAATTTGAATGCGGAAATGGAGTTTTATTACCAAAATGAGCATATAAAAACCCGAAAGTTGCTTTCTATTATTCGAGATGATTATTCAGCAGGTTCAGAAGAGGGAAGGGCAGACGCCGGATTTTTGAAAGGATTTATAGATCTCACTTTTAAGTTTGGCGGCCGATATTATTTACTGGATTACAAGACGAATTATTTGGGTGACTGTATTGCAGATTATGAACAACCGCATCTGATCCATGAGATGCAGGAGGCTTCTTACGATTTACAGTATCATGTTTATTCTATTGCGCTGCATCGCTTTTTGAAGAAACATAAGCAGGATGACTATTCATATGAAGATCATTTTGGAGGTGCTTTTTATTTATTCCTTCGCGGAATGAATAAAAAGGGCAATGAAGGTATCTTTTTTGACCGTCCTGATTACAAAAGGATTAAGGAGTTAGATGAATACATTAAAACCGGAGGAGAGGATGCGTAA